The Castanea sativa cultivar Marrone di Chiusa Pesio chromosome 11, ASM4071231v1 genome contains a region encoding:
- the LOC142616344 gene encoding uncharacterized protein LOC142616344 codes for MAPEPREDLFMYLSVSNHAVNVVLLRDQGEQRPVYYISKTLVDAEIRYLPLEKFVLALMHATRKLPQYFQAHTVYVLTEYPLQSLLKRSDFTGQIAKWGTQLGSFDISNLNIKNMFSTLAYPQSNDQVEATNKAIVNGLKKRLDNVKGRWAEELSNVLWAYQTTPKRSTRETSFSLTYGAEAIIPAENIGVMVESLDLLEEHREATTIRLAEYQQKLAQRYNRDVRTREFSAGDLVLRKAVGNMRDVNAGKLASSWERPYRVTAIAGAEAYYLEDLDERPLPQPWNVHNLKKFYH; via the exons ATGGCCCCAGAACCCAGGGAGGATTTGTTCATGTACCTCTCGGTGTCTAATCATGCAGTAAATGTCGTGCTACTAAGGGATCAAGGAGAGCAACGGCCTGTGTATTACATCAGTAAAACCTTGGTTGATGCCGAGATAAGATATTTACCCCTGGAGAAGTTCGTGTTAGCACTCATGCATGCTACGAGAAAATTGCCGCAATATTTCCAAGCTCACACTGTCTATGTCCTGACCGAGTATCCTTTACAGTCGTTGTTGAAAAGATCCGATTTCACGGGTCAGATAGCTAAATGGGGGACCCAGCTCGGATCATTTGATATAAG TAATCTCAACATTAAGAACATGTTCTCCACCCTAGCTTATCCTCAGAGCAACGACCAAGTTGAAGCTACTAACAAGGCAATTGTCAATGGATTGAAGAAAAGGTTAGATAATGTAAAGGGTAGGTGGGCTGAGGAGCTGTCCAATGTCTTGTGGGCGTACCAAACAACCCCCAAGAGATCTACAAGAGAGACTTCGTTCTCCTTAACATACGGGGCAGAAGCTATAATACCGGCTGAG AATATCGGAGTGATGGTTGAGAGTTTAGATTTACTAGAGGAGCATCGAGAAGCTACGACTATACGGCTTGCCGAGTATCAACAAAAGCTCGCCCAGCGGTATAATCGTGATGTAAGGACAAGGGAATTCAGTGCTGGGGACCTGGTGTTACGGAAAGCAGTAGGGAATATGCGAGATGTGAATGCTGGAAAATTAGCCTCGTCCTGGGAAAGGCCTTATAGAGTAACCGCCATTGCAGGTGCAGAGGCATACTATTTGGAAGATTTGGATGAGAGACCACTTCCTCAACCATGGAATGTCCACAACTTAAAGAAGTTTTATCATTGA
- the LOC142617759 gene encoding UDP-D-xylose:L-fucose alpha-1,3-D-xylosyltransferase MGP4, whose product MSAFFLHQRPIHNPFSFSFSGPNPLLSRRSSSSSSRSFIITPTALLLLLSLLIILGVFLPWAGMPDFLFSSNSNTSSQHSKWRDYTLAQAASFVAKNGTVIVCAVSHPYLPFLNNWLISIARQKHQDKVLVIAEDYATLFKVNQRWPGHAVLVPPAPDSQTAHKFGSQGFFNFTSRRPRHLLHILELGYNVMYNDVDMVWLADPFPYLQGSHDVYFTDDMAAVKPLNHSHDLPPPGKKGRPYICSCMIFLRPTRGAKLVMKKWIEELQSQPWSKAKKANDQPGFNWALNKTAGEVDLYLLPQAAFPTGGLYFKNKTWVQETKGMHVIIHNNYITGFEKKIKRFHDFGLWLVDDHALESPLGRL is encoded by the exons atgtcagcaTTTTTTTTACACCAAAGACCAATTCACAACCCGTTTTCGTTTTCGTTTTCAGGTCCAAACCCATTATTATCCCGAcgctcctcctcctcctcttcaaGATCGTTCATCATCACCCCAactgctcttcttcttctcttatcTCTTCTCATCATTCTCGGTGTCTTCTTGCCCTGGGCTGGCATGCCCGACTTCCTCTTCTCCAGTAACTCTAACACTTCTTCCCAGCACTCCAAATGGCGTGATTACACGCTGGCCCAAGCGGCTTCATTTGTGGCCAAGAACGGTACGGTGATCGTCTGCGCTGTGAGTCACCCTTACTTGCCTTTTCTTAACAACTGGTTGATTAGCATTGCCAGGCAAAAGCATCAGGACAAAGTGCTTGTCATTGCCGAGGACTATGCCACGCTTTTTAAGGTTAATCAGCGTTGGCCTGGCCACGCCGTGCTCGTCCCGCCTGCCCCTGATTCTCAAACTGCCCATAAGTTTGGTTCTCAG GGATTCTTCAATTTTACATCCCGAAGACCACGTCACCTACTCCATATTTTGGAACTTGGATATAATGTAATGTACAATGATGTTGATATGGTCTGGTTGGCTGATCCATTTCCTTATTTGCAAGGGAGTCACGATGTGTACTTCACAGATGATATGGCAGCA GTTAAACCACTGAATCACTCTCATGATTTGCCACCTCCAGGGAAAAAAGGGCGCCCTTACATATGTAGCTGCATGATTTTCCTTCGCCCTACTAGAGGAGCAAAACTGGTTATGAAGAAGTGGATTGAGGAACTTCAATCACAACCATGGTCCAAAGCAAAGAAAGCAAATGACCAACCTGGTTTTAACTGGGCATTGAATAAAACTGCTGGAGAG GTTGATCTCTACTTGCTTCCCCAAGCTGCATTCCCAACAGGAGGATTATACTTCAAGAACAAGACATGGGTGCAAGAGACCAAGGGAATGCATGTTATAATCCATAATAATTATATCACGGGTTTTGAGAAAAAGATAAAGCGTTTCCATGACTTTGGCCTTTGGTTGGTCGATGATCATGCCCTTGAGTCCCCTCTAGGCAGATTATGA
- the LOC142616345 gene encoding uncharacterized protein LOC142616345, translated as MYPDLFKGLGLKNEDLSRYDTPLVGFDGQVVIPKGQISLPVSMEGKEVTVAFIVVASFSPYTAILGRSWIHAMGVVPSTLHVKVNFSIKQGIAVVSGSQQVARQCLVSAANWKNVRVEQNDQSEKSPYEVPKVDLEFIVHRLNVDPSFPPKKQKPRRSAKEHVEAVKLEVNRLKKAGAIREIFFPDWLANTVVVKKKNGK; from the exons ATGTATCCAGATCTATTCAAAGGGCTCGGGTTGAAGAATGAAGACCTTTCAAGATACGACACACCCCTAGTCGGGTTTGATGGCCAAGTGGTGATTCCCAAGGGGCAAATTTCCCTTCCTGTGAGTATGGAAGGGAAAGAGGTGACGGTGGCATTTATAGTGGTTGCCTCGTTCTCTCCTTATACAGCAATTCTGGGAAGGTCGTGGATCCATGCAATGGGGGTTGTCCCGTCCACCCTGCATGTGAAAGTTAACTTTTCAATCAAGCAAGGCATTGCTGTAGTGAGTGGGAGCCAACAAGTGGCAAGACAATGTCTAGTTTCCGCTGCGAATTGGAAGAATGTGCGAGTCGAACAGAATGATCAGTCTGAGAAA AGCCCGTATGAAGTGCCCAAGGTGGACCTCGAATTCATAGTCCACAGGCTTAATGTAGATCCGTCGTTTCCTCCCAAAAAGCAGAAGCCAAGGAGGTCGGCTAAAGAGCACGTGGAGGCAGTTAAGCTGGAGGTTAATAGGCTGAAGAAGGCTGGGGCAATAAGGGAAATCTTCTTCCCAGACTGGTTAGCAAATACCGtagtggtgaaaaagaagaatggcaaGTAG